GGCCGGCACGCTGCTCCTGCAGGCCGGACTGGTGCTGCCCCTGTGGTGGCGCCGCCGGGCGCCGTCCGCCGCCTTCGCGGTGATCGCGACCGTCTTCGTGACCCAGTGGATCATGATGGTCTGGCTGCGCGCGGACGTCGCCCTGCTGATCGCGCTGTACAGCCTCACCCTGCACGGCCGGCTGCGGCACCTGCCCTGGGCCTGTGCGGTGATGGCGGGCGTGCTCGGCTTCGCCGCGGTGCAGATCTCGGCCGGGCCCTTCCTCGGCGACGCCATGTTCTTCCTGTTCTGCGCCGCCACCGCGCCGGTCGCCCTGGGGCTGGCGCTGCGGATCCGCCGGGCCCACGTGGCCGCGCTGCACGAGCGCGCGGTCCGGCTGGAGATCGAGCGCGACCAGCGCAGCGAACTGGCCGCCGCCGCCGAGCGCGCCCGGGTGGCCCGCGAGATGCACGACATCGTCGGCCACAACCTGTCCGTGATCATCGGCCTCGCCGACGGCGGCGCGTACGCGACCGAGCTCAGCCCCCAGCGCGGCAAGGAGGCCCTGGAGCTGATCGCCGGCACGGGCCGGCAGGCGCTCGGCGAGATGCGCCGGATGCTCGGTGTCCTGCGCGACCACCAGGAGGGCCCGGAGTACAGCCCCCAGCCCGGTGTCGCGGATCTCGACGGCCTCTGCGAACGGGTCCGGGCGGCCGGACCCCGGGTGACGTACCGCACCAGCGGCGACCTCGAGGCGCTGGACCGGGGCGCGCAGCTGACGGTCTACCGCATCGTCCAGGAGGCCCTCACCAACACCCTCAAGCACGCCGGCCCGCACACCTGCGCCCGCCTCCACGTCGCCGTCGACCCGGCCGCCGTCCGCATCCAGGTCCAGGACACCGGCCCGGCGGCCGGCGCCGGGCCCGGGCCCGCCGGCCGCCCGCCCGGCGAGGAGGGCCACGGCCTGGCCGGGATGCGTGAGCGCGCCGCGCTCTACGACGGCACCGTCACCGCCGGGCCCCGCCCGGGCGAGGGGTGGACCGTGGAGGCCCTGCTCAACCTCGCCCCCCTGCCCGCCCTCAGCCCCGAAGGTCTCTCCTCGTGACCACCGTGCTCATCGTCGACGACCAGCCGCTCCAGCGACTGGGCTTCCGGATGCTCCTGGAGAGCCACCCCGAGACCGAGGTCGTCGGCGAGGCCGGGCACGGCGCCGACGCCGTGCGCCGCACCGCCGAACTGCACCCCGACGTGGTGCTGATGGACGTGCGGATGCCGGGCATGGACGGTATCGAGGCCACCCGCCGGATCGTCGCCGCCGGCGGCCGCTCCCGGGTGCTGGTGCTCACCACCTTCGACATGGACGAGTACGCCCACGCCGCCCTGCGGGCCGGGGCCAGCGGCTTCCTGCTCAAGGACGCGCTGCCCGAGGAACTGCTCGCCGGGATCCGGGCGGTGGCCTCGGGGGACGCCGTGATCGCCCCGAAGCTCACCCGGCGCCTGCTCGACGCCTACGCCCACCACCTGCCGCTGCGCGCACCCGGCGAGGAGGCCGACGATCCCCGGCTGCGCTCCCTCACCGACCGCGAGCGCGGGATCCTGCAGGCGATGGCCCAGGGGTGGACGAACGGCGAGATCGCCGAGCGGCTCTGCCTCGCGGAGTCCACCGTGAAGACCCACGTCGGGCGGGTGCTGGCGAAGATCGGGGCCCGGGACCGGGTCCAGGCGGTGATCTTCGCGTACGACCTCGGCCTGACGCGTCCCGGCGCCCTCGGCTGACGGTCTCCCCGGAGCCGGCGGCCGTCGGGACGCCCTGGTAAGGCGCACGGATCGCCGTCGGACGGACCGGTGCACCGCCCGTCCCCGGCGCCGGGTCAGCGGTGCTCGGTGGGCAGCCGGGGGCGGCGCTGGCGGGCGGCGGCCGGCGCGGGTCGTCGAGGTCAGGGATGACGCCGAGTGGAGGATGCTCCGCACGCGCTCGGCGTCGCTCGGGGCCGGGATGCGGGTGTCGAGGGGGAGCATGGCAGCCCTTCCGTCCACGTCAGGTAAGCCTGATTTGAACGGAAGGGCTGGAAGGTCAGACCGGGGTCGGAGCCGGGCCGTCACCCGGTCCGGCGCCGGGCCGGGCCGAGCGGACCTTCGTTGCTCCCTGCGGGTGAATCCGGCGACCGGACGGGGGGATCGGCCAATCCGGCCGATCCCGGGTGCCGAAAGAGGCCCTGAACGCCCGTGACGGCTCGGGCACCGAAGAGATGGGGCGTGATGGGCCAGGAGCACATCGACACCCGACTGCTGGAAGAGCTCACCGAACAGTCGCAGGACCTGAACAGCGACGCGATGCGGATCACCCGCGGTGCGCTGGCCGACTTCGCCGAGGCGGGCTTCGCCGAGGCGGGCTTCTCGGAGGCCGGCGAGGTGCGGCCGGCGCGACGCTGGTGGCAGCGCGGCGGTACGGTCGCGGGGTCGGCCGGCGCGGCCGGGCTGCTGCACGTCGCCAGGGCCGCCGCCGCCTCGCCCTCGTCCTCCGCCTCGCCTTCCGCCTCCGGGTCCGCGTCGGCCTCCGCCGCGTCCGGGTCCGCCTCCGGTGCGATCACGGCGGACGACATCATGGCGCTGCAGACCGCGGCGTCGCTGGAGAACCTCGCGGTGAGCGTCTACCGGACGGCGGCCGGGCTGCCGTTCATCAAGTCCGGGAACGCGACCGTCGCCGCGTTCATCGCCAAGACCACCGAGCAGCACCTGGCCCACGCCCAGGCGTTCAACGCCGCCGCCACGCAGGGCGGCGGCCAGGCCCAGAGCGGCCCGGACCCGAAGTACAAGGCGATCGTCGACCAGGTGCTGCCCACCATCACGGACGCCGCCGGGGTGGTGAAGCTGGCCCTCACGCTGGAGGACGTCGCCGCGCAGACATACACGAAGAACATCGGCCAGGTCAGCAACGCCGACCTGCGCAAGCTCTTCGCGTCGGTGGCTCCGGTGGAGGCCCAGCACCGTTCCGTCCTGCTGGCGGTGCAGGCACTGCTCGCGGGCAACGCGGCCGATCTCATCACCGTCCCGGTGGACCCGGCGAAGCTTCCGGCGGCCGCCGGAAGCGTCGGATTCCCGGACGCCTTCTACTCGACCAACGAGGCCTCGCCGATCAGTGAAGGGGCTGTGAAGTGACCAGTCGCGACGTGACAAGCCGTGCTGCGAGCAGCGGTGACCTGCCCGGCGCTGCCCGGGGTGCCCGGGGTGCCTGGGAGCTGCCGATCAGCGAGCGCGAACTCACCTGCCTGACCAGGGAGATGAACGAGGCCCACCGCCAGACGCTGCCCGCCATGCGGGCGAGCGCGGTGGACCTCGGGGAGGAGATCCGGGCCCGGAGCGCCGGCGTCCGGCCGGTGGACGCCGGGCGGCGCCGGTTCCTGCTCGGCGCGGGCGGGGCTGCCGCGGCGCTGGCGCTGGCCGCCTGTTCCAGCGGCGGCGCCACCACGAATCCGGTGCCCGCGGCCACCGGCTCGGGCAGCGCGTCGCCGACGGCCTCCGCGAGCGGCCAGTACACCGGGGACCTCCAGGTCGTCGCGCTGGCCACCGCGCTGGAGAACCAGGCCGTCGGCGCCTACCAGGCGGCGCTGGACTCCGCCAAGGCGGGCAGGCTCGGGGCGGTGCCGCCGGCGGTCGCCAACTTCATCACCTCGGCGATGGCCCAGCACGCCGACCACGCCAAGGCCTGGAACGCCGTCCTGACCGGGGCCGGGCTGCCCGCCATCTCCGGCGTGCCGCTGTCCGACCAGGCGGACGTGACGGCCGCGCTGAACAGCGCCACCGACGTGGGCGCGGTCGCCCGGCTGGCCCTCGGCCTGGAGGACCAGGCCGCGCAGACGTACCTCTTCGCGACCTACCACGTGACCAGTCCGGCCGGGATCGCCACCGCCGCCGGCATCGCGCCGGTCGAGGCGATGCACGCGGCGATCCTCAACTACGTCCTGGGCCAGTACCCCGTCCCGGACGACTTCCTGCCGGTCGACAAGGCGGCCGATCCGAGCCTGCTGACCGTCTGACGGCCCGACCGTTCGCCCGCCCCGCCGGCCCGCCGCTCTTGGTACCGCCGACCCCGCCCCGCCGGGTACCGGACCGCCCGGCCCCGGCCGGCCCGGCCGACCGGCACCCGGAGCGGCGGGGTCGGCGCTTACAGTTGCGGAGGCAGAGAGCTGATCAACAGCACCCCATCGTTGCGCGGAGGCGACCATGAGCTCCCACCCGGCCGCCGGAGCAGCTCCGGCCTCGGACCGGAGCCCCGATCCGGGGCCGGGCGCCGAGCCCGAGCAACCCTGGAGCAGACAGCGGCTCCGCAGCAACAACGAGTGGTTGCTGCTGGAGCGGCTGCGCACCACCGGGCCCGCGTCGCGCGCCCAACTGGCCCGGGACACCGGCCTCTCCAAGCCCACGGTCTCGGCCGCGCTGGCCACCCTGGAGCTGGCCGGACTGGCCCGGGAGGCCGGTCTGCTGGCGCCGGGGCGGGGGCGGACCGCGGTGCTGTACGAGCCGGATCCGAGCGCGGGCCACGTGCTCGGTGTCGACATCGGCCGGGGCCGGCTGCGGATCGCGGTCGCCGACCTGGCCGGCGGGATCAGGGCCCGCCGGGACGTCCCGAACCGGGGCAGCAGCGCCGACGAGGTGGCGGACGCCGTGCTCGGCGAGGCCCGCGCCGCGATCGAGGAGGCCGGGATCGAGCCGGGCGCCGTCGTGCACGCCGCGATCGGCACCCCGGGTGTCTGGGACGAGTCGGAGCAGCGCGTCCGCTACGCCGCCCAACTACCGGGCTGGGGCCGGCGCGGGCTCTTCGACCGGATCCGGGAGGCGCTCGGCACCACGATCAGCGTGCACAACGACGCCAATCTGGCGGCCCTGGGCGAGTACGCGCGAGGTGCGGGTGTCGGCTCCCCGCACTTCGTCTACCTGCTGATCGGTACCGGGGTGGGGATGGGCGTGGTCTCCGGCGGCAAGCTGCAGCGCGGGGCGCACGGCGCGGCCGGCGAGATCGGGTTCCTGCCGCTGCCGGGCCCGTACGGCGGTGCGCACGCCGACTCCGGCGCCGAGCCGGACCAGCGGCGCGGCATGCTGGATTCGGCGGCCTCGGCGGAGTCCGTGGTCCGTACGGCCGCCGAGTTCGGTCTGCGGGGCGCGGCCACGGCGAAGCAGGTCTTCGACGCGGCCCGGGCCGGCGATCCGGCCGCACTCGCCGCCGTCCAGCGCGAGGCCGAGCAACTGGCCTACGTGGTGGCGGTGGTGTCCTCGGTCATCGACCCGGATCTGGTGGTGCTGGGCGGTGGCATCGGGCACAGTTCGGATCTGCTGATCGACCGCGTGGAGGAGGCCCTGGCCGCGCTCACCCCGCTGCGCCCCCGGCTGGCGCCCAGCCTGCTGGGCGACGAGGCGGTGCTGATCGGCGCGCTGTCCACGGCGCTGCGCACCGCCCGCACGGAGGTGTTCGACCGCCGCTCGGCCGCGGTGGCCCGGGCGTAGCAGGAGGCTGCCGCTGGCCCCGCCGATCGCGTCACCCGTGCGGTTGCGCGGTCCGCGGTCCGCGGTCCGCCGTCCCGGCTGCGGCCGGTGAGTCCCGTCACCGGCCGCAGCAGTCGTGGGGCTCCGCGCCCGGTGAGGTACCGGGAGGTGCGGGCCGAGGGCGGGCTACTGGATGCCGGCCGCCGCGCAGGCGTCCGTGAACGCCGCGGTGCAGACCTCGTCCTTCGTGTACAGGCCACCGTCGATCACCGTGACGGCGACCTTCGCCTTGGTCACCACGATCGGGGTCAGCAGCATCGAGGGAATGTGCGCCCCGTTGCTCTCGGTGATCGAGCTGGCGACGGAACTGACGTCCAGTCCCTTCAGAAGAAGAACGGCGATGGTGCCGGCCGCATCCGTCTCGGGCTGGTACGGCTTGTAGATGGTGTACGTCTGCTCACCGGTCAGCACCCGCTGGACGGCGTCGACCGAGGCATCCTGGCCGCCGACGGGGACGTTTTTGATGCCGGCGGCCTTGAGGGTCTCGATGACCGAGGCGGCCATCCCGTCATTGGCGACGTAGACCGCCTGGAAACCGGTCTTTCCGAGCTTGTGGATGGCGTCGTTCATCTTCTGCGCCGCCACGTCCGGCTTCCATTCGCCGGACTGCTCGTAGACGATTCCCTTGACCTTGCCGTCCAGGGACTTGTGCGCCCCGGACTTGAACGACGCGGCGTTCGGGTCGGACTCGGCGCCGTTGATCATCACGACGTTGGCGTCGGTGGCCTTCGGGCCGAGCGCGTCGAGCAGGGCGTTGCCCTGGAGCTCACCCGTCCTGGCATTGTCGAAGGAGACGTACGCGGCGACGTCGCCCGAGGCCAGACGGTCGTAGGCGACGACCTTGGCGCCCTTGGCCTTGGCCGCCTCGATCCACGGCGCGGTGTCCTTGGCGTTGACCGGGTCGAGCAGGATGACCTTGACGCCCTTTTCCAGAAGAGCGTCGAACTGCATCTTCTGGGTCGTCTCGTTGTTGTCCGCGTTGGCGTAGTCGATGGTGCACTTGGTGCAGAGGGACGCGACGGATTTCTCGATCAGTGGCTTGTCGAATGCCTCGTACCGGGTCGACGAGGACTTCTCCGGCAATAGCAGGCCGACCGTGGTGTTGGCGATGCTGTCCGCGCCCGGGCCCGAGCCCGAGGACCCGCACGCGGTGAGCGAGAGAAGTGCGAGCGAGAGCGCGGCGGAGCCGCTGATGGTGCGACGCGTCCATGCGTTCATGCGGGGTGGTGCCTCCAGACTGCGCCGCTTCGTCGCGGCCGACGTCGGAGTCAAACCCTCTGTAGCACTTGCCGTCAATAACTAAAGGCCACTTAGCCCCGGAGATGCATAATTCGTTATCTTCTTAAAGTTGACGGGAATGCGACAACTACTGTCAGGTATAGACCACTGGGCGGAGTAAAACGCCGTACTCCCGGGGGAGTACGTCCGACTGCCACGCCGGGCTGACGCGCCGTCCGGCCCGACCGGTCTAGCCTTCCGGTCATGGCCCCCGAACCCGACGCCCCCGCGCCCTGGCGCCCGCCGTGGGTGCGCGCCGCCAAGGCCGGCTGGCCGGTGGCCTCCGCCCTGGCGGTCGCCGTGATCCAGGTCGGCGGCAGCACCGTGGCGGCCCGGCACCAGTCGGGCCGGGTCCCGCTGGACGCCCTCGGCTACCTGCTGCTCCTGCTCGGCCCCGCGCTGCTCGTGCTGCGCCGCCGCCGGCCGGTCGCCGTGGTGGCGGGCGTGTCGGCCGTCACCATCGGCTACCTGCTGGCCGGCTACCCGTACGGCCCGTTCTTCGTGAGCCTGGTGGTCGCGGTCGTCGCCGCCGTGCAGAGCGGTCACCGCCGGGCGGCCTGGACGGCCCTGGGGGCCGCCTACCTGGCGCACGCCCTGGTCGGCTTCGCGCTGCCGGCCGACTGGTCGCGGGCGGGAACGCCGAGGCTCCCCTGGTGGCAGGAGCTGGGCGCCACCGCCTGGCTGCTGCTGGTGGTCGCGGTCGCCGAGATCCTGCGCTTCCGGCGCGAACGCATGGCCGCGCACCGGGAGTTCCAGCTGCAGGCGGAGCGTCGTCGGGCGGACGAGGAGCGCCTGCGGATGGCCCGCGAGCTGCACGACATCCTGGCCCACAGCATCTCGCTGATCCACATCCAGGCGGGCGTCGCACTGGAACTGCTGGACACCCGGCCCGAACAGGCCCGCACCGCGCTGACCACGATCAAGAGCGCCAGCAAGGAGGCGCTAGGCGAGGTGCGCCAGGTGCTCGGCACCCTGCGTACACCCGGCGCCGCCGCCCCGCGCGGCCCCGCGCCGGGGCTGGCCCGCCTGGACGAACTGGCCGGACAGGCCGGGCGGGCGGGCCTGGCGGTCACGGTCGACGCGGTCGGCCCGCCGAGGCCGCTGCCGCCCGGCGTCGACCTGGCCGCCTTCCGGATCGTCCAGGAGGCGCTCACCAACGTGATCCGCCACTCGACGGCGCGCCGCGCGAACGTCCTGCTGGACTGGCGGGAGGCGGCCGCCCTGACCGTCCGGGTCGAGGATCCGGGCCCGGCCGGGCACGGGGACGCCGGCGGCTCCGGCAGCGGACTGGTCGGCATGCGCGAGCGCGCGGCGGCGTTCGGCGGCACTCTGGAGGCCGGCCCGCTGCCGGAGGGCGGCTTCCGGGTCCGCGCCGTGCTGGCCACCGGGCCCACGGCCGGACGGGGCGGCGAGTGAGGGAGAACGCGATGATCCGGGTCCTGCTGGCGGACGACCAGGCGTTGGTCAGGGCGGGCTTCCGGGCCCTGCTGGACGCGCAGGACGACCTCCGGGTGGTCGGCGAGGCGGGCGACGGCGAGGACGCCGTGCGCCTCGCCCGTGAACTCACCCCCGATGTCGTCCTGATGGACATCCGGATGCCCCGGCTGGACGGTCTGGCCGCCACCCGACGGATCGCGCGGGATCCGGCCCTGGACGCCGTCCGGGTGGTCGTGCTGACCACCTTCGAACTCGACGAGTACGTCTTCGAGGCACTCCGCTCGGGCGCCGCCGGCTTCCTGGTGAAGGACACCGAGCCGGCCGACCTGCTGCGCGCCGTGCGGGTCGCCTCGGCCGGCGACGCGCTGCTGTCGCCGGGGGTGACCCGCCGGCTGATCGGCGAGTTCGCCGCCCGCTCCAAGGCCCCGCAGGCCACGGCCGCCGGCCTCGCGCTGCTCACCGAACGCGAACGCGAGGTGCTCACCCTGGTGGGGATGGGCCTGTCCAACGAGGACATCGCCCGGCGCCTGGTGGTCAGCCCGCTGACCGCCAAGACCCACGTCAGCCGGGCCATGGTGAAGCTCGCCGCCCGCGACCGCGCCCAACTCGTGGTGCTCGCGTACGAGTCCGGACTGGTCCGGCCGGGCTGGCTGGGCTGAGTACGCCCGGCGGCCCGGTCTACTCCCCACGCGGTATCCGCACGGCCGCTGCCGGTACGACGCGCCCGCGCGCCCTCGGCGGAATGCTCGGAGTACCCCGGAAACGTCCGGGGAGGAGCCCGCCACCGAGGAGATGAACCGTGATGACCACCCTGTCGGCCGCCCACGACTGGAACGGCCCCGGCCCCTGGATCCTGCTGGTCCCGCTGGTCTGGATCGCCGTGGTGTCCCTGGTCGTCCTGGTACTGCGCCGGACCGCCCGGCGGCGCGGCTGCGCCGCCGGCCGCCCCGAGGGTCCGCTCGCGGTCCTGGGCCGCCGCTACGCCGAGGGCGACATCGAGGCCGACGAGTACCGGGCCCGGCACGCCGTGCTCACCGAGACCGGGGACACCCGCCCGCGCAAGGGCGGGGCCGCGTGAGCGCGCTCGACGTCGTGACCGCCGCCGCCCGGGTCACCGACGCCGTGAAGGACCACGGCGTCGGTGACACCCGGGTCCGCGCCCTGGACCACGTCACGGTCGAGTTCCCCGCCGGCCGCTTCACCGCGATCATGGGCCCCTCCGGCTCCGGGAAGTCCACCCTGATGCACTGCGCGGCCGGGCTGGACACGCTCACCTCGGGCAGCGCCCACCTCGGCGGCACCGAACTCGGCACGCTGGACGACCGCCGCCTCACACTGCTGCGCCGGGAGCGGATCGGCTTCGTCTTCCAGGCCTTCAACCTCGTCCCGACCCTGACGGTGCGGGAGAACATCACCCTCCCGCTGGACCTGGCGGGAACCGCGCCCGACCAGCGGTGGCTGGACACCCTGATCGGGGTGACCGGCCTCGGCGACCGGCTGCACCACCGCCCCGGCGAGCTCTCCGGCGGCCAGCAGCAGCGGGTGGCGGTGGCCAGGGCGTTGGCCGGCCGGCCCGAGGTGGTCTTCGCGGACGAGCCCACCGGCAACCTCGACTCCCGCAGCGGGGCCGAGGTGCTCGGCCTGCTGCGGACGGCGGTGGACGGGATGGGCGGCTGCGTGGTCATGGTCACCCACGACCCGGTCGCCGCCGGGTACGCCGACGGGGTGCTCTTCCTCGCCGACGGCCGGCTGGTCGACCGGATGCCGTCCCCCACCGCCGACGGAGTGCTGGACCGGATGAAGGCCTTCGATCGGGGGCGGTCGTGACCCCGGTCGCCGCCACCCTGCGGATCTCGCTGCGCTCGCTGCGCGCCCACCGCCGGCGGCTGGCCGGCACCCTGCTGTCCGTCCTGCTCGGCGTCAGCTTCCTGACCGGCACGATGGTGCTCGGCGACACCCTGCGGGCCAATTTCGACACCCTGTTCGCGGACGCCGACGCCGGCACCGACGCGGTGGTCCGCAGCGCCGACGTGCTGGACTCCCCGGGCACCCCCGGCGGCGTACGGGCCCCGCTGGACGCCGCGCTCGCCGAGCGGCTGCGCACCGTCCCCGGGGTGGCCGCCGCCGAGGCGTCCGTCCTGGGCGCCGGCCAGCTGGTGGGCGGCGACGGCCGGCCGGTCGGCGGCCAGGGCCCGCCCACGCTGGCCGGCAACTGGCTCGCCGACCCCGTGCTCAACCCCTACCGGCTGGCCGAGGGCCGGGCACCGGCGGCGCCCGGCGAGGCGGTGATCAACCGGGGCGCGGCGAGGAGCGGCGGGCTGCACCTGGGCGACAGCACCGTGCTGCGCACGCCCGATCCGGTGCGGATCACCGTCGTCGGCATCGCCACCTTCGGCGGGAGCGCCGACGGGATGGGCCCCAGCACCTTCACCGGCCTGACCCTCGACGACGCGGAGCGCCACCTCACCCCGAAGGGGGCCGGGCAGGCGAGCTCGGTCCAGGTACGGGCGACGGCCGGCACCTCCCAGGCCGAGCTGGTCCGGGCGATCACCCCGTGGCTGCCGTCCGGCGTCGAGGCAGTCACCGGGGCGGCCGCCACCGCCGAGAGCACCGAACAGGTCTCCGGACGGTTCCTGGACCTGTTCACCACGCTCCTCCTGGTCTTCGCGGGCATCGCGCTGCTGGTGGCGACCTTCACCATCCACAACACCTTCGCCATCGTGGTCGCCCAGCGCACCCGGGAGAACGCCCTGCTCAGGGCGCTCGGCGCGGCGCGGGGGCAGGTCCTGGGGGCGACTCTCGCGGAGGCCCTGGCGGTCGGCCTGCTCGCCTCGCTCGGCGGGCTGCTCGGCGGGGTCGGCGTCGCCACCGGCCTCAAGGCGCTGTTCTCGGCCCTCGGCTTCTCGCTGCCGACGGGTGGCACGGTGGTCAGTGCCGCCGCCGTCGTGCTGCCGCTCGTCGTGG
The sequence above is drawn from the Kitasatospora sp. NBC_00315 genome and encodes:
- a CDS encoding sensor histidine kinase, which translates into the protein MTTMTTDETTGAPASSRTQPAGLEPLWGHPLVAWLARAGRLLRRLDQDHPWALDTAVVAVVFLMFCVPDLVHGEGPHDLRLKITRLPPAGTLLLQAGLVLPLWWRRRAPSAAFAVIATVFVTQWIMMVWLRADVALLIALYSLTLHGRLRHLPWACAVMAGVLGFAAVQISAGPFLGDAMFFLFCAATAPVALGLALRIRRAHVAALHERAVRLEIERDQRSELAAAAERARVAREMHDIVGHNLSVIIGLADGGAYATELSPQRGKEALELIAGTGRQALGEMRRMLGVLRDHQEGPEYSPQPGVADLDGLCERVRAAGPRVTYRTSGDLEALDRGAQLTVYRIVQEALTNTLKHAGPHTCARLHVAVDPAAVRIQVQDTGPAAGAGPGPAGRPPGEEGHGLAGMRERAALYDGTVTAGPRPGEGWTVEALLNLAPLPALSPEGLSS
- a CDS encoding response regulator, coding for MTTVLIVDDQPLQRLGFRMLLESHPETEVVGEAGHGADAVRRTAELHPDVVLMDVRMPGMDGIEATRRIVAAGGRSRVLVLTTFDMDEYAHAALRAGASGFLLKDALPEELLAGIRAVASGDAVIAPKLTRRLLDAYAHHLPLRAPGEEADDPRLRSLTDRERGILQAMAQGWTNGEIAERLCLAESTVKTHVGRVLAKIGARDRVQAVIFAYDLGLTRPGALG
- a CDS encoding ferritin-like domain-containing protein: MGQEHIDTRLLEELTEQSQDLNSDAMRITRGALADFAEAGFAEAGFSEAGEVRPARRWWQRGGTVAGSAGAAGLLHVARAAAASPSSSASPSASGSASASAASGSASGAITADDIMALQTAASLENLAVSVYRTAAGLPFIKSGNATVAAFIAKTTEQHLAHAQAFNAAATQGGGQAQSGPDPKYKAIVDQVLPTITDAAGVVKLALTLEDVAAQTYTKNIGQVSNADLRKLFASVAPVEAQHRSVLLAVQALLAGNAADLITVPVDPAKLPAAAGSVGFPDAFYSTNEASPISEGAVK
- a CDS encoding ferritin-like domain-containing protein produces the protein MTSRDVTSRAASSGDLPGAARGARGAWELPISERELTCLTREMNEAHRQTLPAMRASAVDLGEEIRARSAGVRPVDAGRRRFLLGAGGAAAALALAACSSGGATTNPVPAATGSGSASPTASASGQYTGDLQVVALATALENQAVGAYQAALDSAKAGRLGAVPPAVANFITSAMAQHADHAKAWNAVLTGAGLPAISGVPLSDQADVTAALNSATDVGAVARLALGLEDQAAQTYLFATYHVTSPAGIATAAGIAPVEAMHAAILNYVLGQYPVPDDFLPVDKAADPSLLTV
- a CDS encoding ROK family protein, with product MSSHPAAGAAPASDRSPDPGPGAEPEQPWSRQRLRSNNEWLLLERLRTTGPASRAQLARDTGLSKPTVSAALATLELAGLAREAGLLAPGRGRTAVLYEPDPSAGHVLGVDIGRGRLRIAVADLAGGIRARRDVPNRGSSADEVADAVLGEARAAIEEAGIEPGAVVHAAIGTPGVWDESEQRVRYAAQLPGWGRRGLFDRIREALGTTISVHNDANLAALGEYARGAGVGSPHFVYLLIGTGVGMGVVSGGKLQRGAHGAAGEIGFLPLPGPYGGAHADSGAEPDQRRGMLDSAASAESVVRTAAEFGLRGAATAKQVFDAARAGDPAALAAVQREAEQLAYVVAVVSSVIDPDLVVLGGGIGHSSDLLIDRVEEALAALTPLRPRLAPSLLGDEAVLIGALSTALRTARTEVFDRRSAAVARA
- a CDS encoding sugar ABC transporter substrate-binding protein translates to MNAWTRRTISGSAALSLALLSLTACGSSGSGPGADSIANTTVGLLLPEKSSSTRYEAFDKPLIEKSVASLCTKCTIDYANADNNETTQKMQFDALLEKGVKVILLDPVNAKDTAPWIEAAKAKGAKVVAYDRLASGDVAAYVSFDNARTGELQGNALLDALGPKATDANVVMINGAESDPNAASFKSGAHKSLDGKVKGIVYEQSGEWKPDVAAQKMNDAIHKLGKTGFQAVYVANDGMAASVIETLKAAGIKNVPVGGQDASVDAVQRVLTGEQTYTIYKPYQPETDAAGTIAVLLLKGLDVSSVASSITESNGAHIPSMLLTPIVVTKAKVAVTVIDGGLYTKDEVCTAAFTDACAAAGIQ
- a CDS encoding sensor histidine kinase, with protein sequence MAPEPDAPAPWRPPWVRAAKAGWPVASALAVAVIQVGGSTVAARHQSGRVPLDALGYLLLLLGPALLVLRRRRPVAVVAGVSAVTIGYLLAGYPYGPFFVSLVVAVVAAVQSGHRRAAWTALGAAYLAHALVGFALPADWSRAGTPRLPWWQELGATAWLLLVVAVAEILRFRRERMAAHREFQLQAERRRADEERLRMARELHDILAHSISLIHIQAGVALELLDTRPEQARTALTTIKSASKEALGEVRQVLGTLRTPGAAAPRGPAPGLARLDELAGQAGRAGLAVTVDAVGPPRPLPPGVDLAAFRIVQEALTNVIRHSTARRANVLLDWREAAALTVRVEDPGPAGHGDAGGSGSGLVGMRERAAAFGGTLEAGPLPEGGFRVRAVLATGPTAGRGGE
- a CDS encoding response regulator, with amino-acid sequence MIRVLLADDQALVRAGFRALLDAQDDLRVVGEAGDGEDAVRLARELTPDVVLMDIRMPRLDGLAATRRIARDPALDAVRVVVLTTFELDEYVFEALRSGAAGFLVKDTEPADLLRAVRVASAGDALLSPGVTRRLIGEFAARSKAPQATAAGLALLTEREREVLTLVGMGLSNEDIARRLVVSPLTAKTHVSRAMVKLAARDRAQLVVLAYESGLVRPGWLG
- a CDS encoding SHOCT domain-containing protein, which translates into the protein MTTLSAAHDWNGPGPWILLVPLVWIAVVSLVVLVLRRTARRRGCAAGRPEGPLAVLGRRYAEGDIEADEYRARHAVLTETGDTRPRKGGAA
- a CDS encoding ABC transporter ATP-binding protein, coding for MSALDVVTAAARVTDAVKDHGVGDTRVRALDHVTVEFPAGRFTAIMGPSGSGKSTLMHCAAGLDTLTSGSAHLGGTELGTLDDRRLTLLRRERIGFVFQAFNLVPTLTVRENITLPLDLAGTAPDQRWLDTLIGVTGLGDRLHHRPGELSGGQQQRVAVARALAGRPEVVFADEPTGNLDSRSGAEVLGLLRTAVDGMGGCVVMVTHDPVAAGYADGVLFLADGRLVDRMPSPTADGVLDRMKAFDRGRS